One window of bacterium genomic DNA carries:
- a CDS encoding phage tail assembly protein, which translates to MAFQTEIKFTLPKGYLDEHGTLHKEGVMRLATAGDEILPMRDPRVQSNPAYLTVIVLARVITKLGSITDLNPGLIEKLYAADLSYLQALYEKVNGDGKTGITACCPKCEHRFEVEMTGLGEA; encoded by the coding sequence ATGGCTTTTCAAACCGAGATCAAATTCACGCTGCCCAAGGGCTATCTCGATGAGCATGGCACACTGCACAAAGAGGGCGTGATGCGGCTGGCCACCGCCGGTGACGAGATTCTGCCGATGCGCGATCCGCGCGTGCAGTCCAATCCCGCCTATTTGACGGTGATTGTGCTCGCGCGTGTGATCACCAAACTCGGCAGCATTACCGATCTCAATCCCGGCCTGATCGAGAAGCTCTATGCTGCCGATCTCTCTTACCTGCAGGCACTTTATGAGAAGGTGAATGGCGACGGCAAAACCGGCATCACCGCCTGCTGCCCGAAATGCGAGCACAGGTTCGAGGTGGAGATGACCGGCCTGGGGGAAGCATAA
- a CDS encoding phage tail protein has product MARPSDPYAVFRFVVLIEGIEAGGFSEATGLQAETEVEDYREGGVNLFLHKFVKTTKYGNLTLKRGITDAEQLWRWHQEVVRGKIDRRDITVVLRDQQGNDKWRWVFSEAFPVKWSNADLNAAGNNIAVESVEFVHRGIRKG; this is encoded by the coding sequence ATGGCGCGCCCGTCTGACCCTTATGCCGTTTTCCGGTTCGTGGTGCTGATCGAAGGCATCGAAGCCGGCGGCTTCTCCGAGGCCACCGGGCTGCAGGCGGAAACCGAAGTTGAAGACTATCGCGAAGGCGGAGTCAATCTCTTCCTGCACAAATTCGTCAAGACCACGAAATACGGCAACCTCACGCTGAAGCGGGGCATTACCGACGCCGAGCAACTCTGGCGCTGGCACCAGGAGGTGGTGCGCGGCAAGATCGACCGCCGGGACATCACCGTGGTGTTACGCGATCAGCAGGGCAATGACAAATGGCGCTGGGTGTTCAGCGAGGCTTTTCCGGTGAAGTGGTCGAACGCCGACCTCAATGCCGCCGGCAACAACATCGCGGTCGAAAGTGTGGAATTCGTTCATCGCGGCATTCGCAAGGGATAG
- a CDS encoding DUF4255 domain-containing protein codes for MSDSAIAAVGSTLIALLRQNMLDYVAAPEQIALVSPAEAAGQDIRLSLFLYSVVENPYLKNDNPRQVNATRLVYPPLSLDLYYLLTTYPAEGIPDLTERMLQAHRILGRAMRVFYDHGNLAGTILQGDLAGSGLELRLTLNPITVEDLTRIWSVFPNRDYRTSVSYLVTPAPLDSERSDSAQRVVAKQADHDHMVPAQENR; via the coding sequence TGCTCGATTACGTGGCCGCGCCCGAACAAATCGCGCTGGTGTCGCCCGCGGAGGCGGCCGGCCAGGACATTCGCTTGTCCCTGTTCCTCTATTCCGTGGTCGAGAATCCTTATTTGAAGAACGACAACCCCCGGCAGGTGAATGCAACCAGGTTGGTTTATCCGCCGCTGTCGCTGGATCTGTATTATCTGCTCACCACCTATCCGGCGGAGGGCATTCCAGACCTGACCGAGCGCATGCTGCAGGCCCATCGCATTTTGGGCCGCGCCATGCGGGTCTTCTATGATCACGGCAATCTCGCGGGTACCATTTTGCAGGGCGATTTGGCCGGCAGCGGCCTGGAGCTGCGCCTCACGCTCAACCCGATCACGGTTGAAGATCTCACCCGCATTTGGAGTGTCTTTCCGAACCGGGATTATCGCACCTCGGTGAGTTATCTCGTCACCCCCGCGCCGCTCGATTCGGAAAGAAGCGACAGCGCACAACGTGTGGTAGCGAAACAAGCGGACCATGATCACATGGTTCCGGCACAGGAGAATCGCTGA
- a CDS encoding phage tail protein, whose translation MARNDPYRNFRFRLEIDGIDQAGFSEASGFDITVDPIDYREGADPTHVRKLPGLTKFGNVTLKWGVTDSMALHDWHRQIVNGDIQRKNLAIVVQGEDGSDKARWNIVEGWPTKYTPTTLNAKGNEVAIETLEICNEGVIRVS comes from the coding sequence ATGGCAAGAAATGATCCCTATCGCAATTTTCGTTTTCGCCTCGAGATTGACGGCATCGATCAAGCCGGTTTCAGCGAGGCCAGCGGCTTCGACATCACCGTCGATCCCATCGACTATCGCGAAGGCGCCGATCCGACCCACGTGCGCAAGCTCCCCGGCCTCACCAAGTTCGGCAACGTGACGTTGAAGTGGGGCGTGACCGATTCCATGGCCTTGCATGACTGGCACCGCCAGATCGTGAACGGCGACATTCAGAGAAAGAATCTCGCCATCGTGGTGCAGGGCGAAGACGGGAGCGACAAGGCCCGCTGGAACATCGTGGAGGGCTGGCCGACCAAGTACACGCCCACCACGTTGAATGCCAAAGGCAACGAGGTGGCGATCGAGACGCTGGAAATCTGCAATGAAGGCGTCATTCGCGTGAGTTGA
- a CDS encoding phage tail sheath family protein, protein MPEYLSPGVYVEEFEIGAKPIEGVSTSTAGLLGKTLRGPLMPRFINGFEQFKRIYGSYLSDSYLAYGVDGFFTNGGQRCFVGRIAADDAVAANAVHDTILIEAIGPGDWGNRIAIKVGPGSLQDETQPEPWGKIKLTVMYWDQPPPTPLVDPTDPLNAINPNRREPTLLEVYDNLSADRTSPDYYETRVNPQSNLIRLTRQADNNPSQLTLSLFPDLGGVAGAEGSALDLADYQGRTLPALPDGTINRTGLLGFREIDEISIVVIPDHHRVPALTGAIVTHCTQMADRFAVLHSNDATDTLNNINNLRPPQDTTYAAFYFPWIKIFDPRTNQDYLIPPSGHVAGIYAKTDVERGVHKAPANYVVQGATALQFQITKGEQDLLNPRGVNCLRVFPGRGLRVWGARTCSTNTLWKYINVRRLFLFLEESIDEGTQWVVFEPNNERLWARVRQTITQFLTTVWRDGALMGLTPEEAFFVKCDRTTMTQDDIDNGRLICIIGVAPVKPAEFVIFRITQFAGGSEVAEV, encoded by the coding sequence ATGCCAGAATACTTATCCCCAGGTGTATACGTCGAAGAGTTCGAGATCGGCGCCAAGCCGATCGAAGGCGTCAGCACCAGTACTGCGGGCCTTCTGGGCAAAACGCTGCGCGGACCTTTGATGCCGCGGTTCATCAACGGCTTCGAGCAATTCAAGCGTATCTATGGGAGCTACCTTTCCGACTCCTATCTGGCCTATGGCGTCGACGGCTTCTTCACCAACGGCGGCCAGCGCTGTTTTGTCGGCCGCATTGCCGCTGATGACGCTGTGGCCGCCAATGCCGTACATGACACGATCCTGATCGAGGCGATTGGTCCCGGGGATTGGGGCAATCGCATTGCCATCAAAGTCGGACCCGGCAGCCTGCAGGACGAAACCCAGCCCGAACCTTGGGGCAAAATCAAATTGACCGTGATGTATTGGGATCAACCTCCACCGACACCATTGGTGGACCCCACCGATCCTTTGAACGCCATCAACCCCAATCGCCGGGAGCCGACCCTGCTGGAGGTGTATGATAATCTCTCCGCTGACCGGACCTCTCCGGATTACTATGAGACCCGAGTGAATCCGCAATCCAATCTGATTCGCTTGACGCGTCAGGCGGACAACAACCCGTCGCAATTGACTCTCTCTCTGTTTCCCGATCTGGGCGGCGTAGCCGGCGCGGAAGGGTCGGCACTCGATTTGGCTGACTACCAGGGTCGAACCCTGCCAGCGCTGCCGGATGGCACTATCAATCGAACCGGCCTGTTGGGATTCCGGGAAATCGACGAGATCTCAATCGTCGTCATCCCGGATCATCATCGCGTGCCCGCCTTGACCGGCGCCATTGTCACACATTGCACGCAAATGGCTGACCGTTTTGCCGTGCTGCATTCCAACGATGCAACCGACACTTTGAACAACATCAACAATCTGCGGCCGCCGCAGGATACCACCTATGCGGCATTTTATTTCCCCTGGATCAAAATCTTCGATCCCAGAACGAATCAGGACTATCTCATCCCGCCTTCCGGGCATGTGGCCGGTATCTACGCCAAAACCGATGTCGAACGCGGCGTGCACAAGGCGCCGGCCAACTACGTCGTGCAAGGCGCGACGGCCCTGCAATTCCAGATCACCAAAGGCGAGCAGGATCTGCTGAACCCGCGCGGCGTGAATTGCCTGCGCGTGTTTCCGGGGAGAGGGCTGCGCGTCTGGGGTGCCCGCACGTGTTCGACCAACACGCTGTGGAAGTACATCAACGTGCGCCGTCTGTTCCTGTTTTTGGAGGAATCCATCGACGAAGGCACGCAGTGGGTCGTGTTCGAGCCCAACAACGAGCGGCTGTGGGCGCGCGTGCGGCAGACCATCACCCAGTTCCTCACCACGGTGTGGCGGGACGGCGCGCTAATGGGACTGACCCCCGAAGAAGCCTTTTTCGTGAAATGTGACCGCACCACCATGACCCAGGACGACATCGACAATGGCCGGTTGATTTGCATCATCGGCGTGGCACCGGTGAAGCCCGCGGAATTCGTCATCTTCCGCATCACGCAATTCGCCGGCGGCTCCGAAGTCGCCGAGGTCTGA